A genomic window from Nosocomiicoccus massiliensis includes:
- the trxA gene encoding thioredoxin, with protein sequence MAIYDVNDSDFKEKISEGVKLVDFWAPWCGPCKMIAPVLEEVATEVEGKADILKVNVDDNQATAADYGVMSIPTLILMKDGEEVDKVVGFQPKEQLVSLIEKHL encoded by the coding sequence ATGGCAATTTATGATGTAAATGATTCAGATTTTAAAGAAAAAATTAGCGAAGGTGTAAAACTTGTAGACTTTTGGGCACCTTGGTGTGGACCATGTAAGATGATTGCACCAGTACTAGAAGAAGTAGCAACAGAAGTTGAAGGTAAAGCGGACATCCTTAAAGTAAACGTGGATGACAACCAAGCTACTGCAGCTGATTACGGAGTTATGTCTATTCCTACTTTAATTCTTATGAAAGATGGAGAAGAAGTAGACAAAGTTGTTGGCTTCCAACCAAAAGAGCAACTCGTTTCATTAATCGAAAAACACTTATAA
- a CDS encoding CvpA family protein, whose amino-acid sequence MTILIIILIVIGGIVGYRRGGILQFLHFFGTLSAIIIARLNYKQLGDRLDLIMPYPSSLSEVNNIVFDDIANLEQAYYYISAFLIIFIVSKIIIQIVISVFDYINQIIFDRKTSKIVGTVLGIIECLYILAIVLFFIGTVPSTTLQQMVGNSSLATFIIDHTLFISGKLKDWSQI is encoded by the coding sequence ATGACAATTTTAATTATTATACTCATCGTAATTGGTGGAATTGTAGGCTATAGACGTGGAGGCATCCTTCAGTTTTTACATTTCTTCGGTACGTTATCAGCCATTATTATTGCGCGACTCAATTATAAACAGCTCGGAGACCGACTCGATCTAATTATGCCGTACCCATCTAGCCTTTCTGAAGTAAACAATATCGTCTTTGATGATATTGCGAATTTAGAACAAGCATATTATTATATTTCTGCGTTTTTAATTATTTTTATCGTGTCAAAAATTATAATTCAGATTGTGATTAGTGTATTTGACTACATCAATCAAATTATTTTTGATAGAAAAACGAGTAAAATTGTTGGAACAGTGTTAGGAATTATTGAATGTCTGTACATTTTAGCGATCGTTTTATTTTTCATTGGGACAGTTCCATCAACAACACTACAACAGATGGTCGGTAACTCAAGCTTAGCGACGTTTATAATCGACCATACGTTATTTATTTCTGGCAAGTTAAAAGACTGGTCACAAATATAG
- a CDS encoding endonuclease MutS2, with protein MNERTIRALEFNKILERVKSYAMSEKTKSKISPKLFATSVIEVKENLAETDDILTILRHQNLEMAGISDMKVYVKRAQIGSVLTVDEFLKIKSNLYRKDTLNRVIESFKENEIELQSIERYTSQLPEDKSLYKEITSTIDESGVLDHASNELLKIRRQITREESSIRTRLNDILRKSSKHLSDSIITMRNNRFVLPVKADSQSSVRGIVHDVSATGQTVYIEPMAIVELSNKIARLREQENVEVEKILVELTERVVLEAESLILIDDILHHLDLVHAKAKYGNAINGTIPIISEDEELHLTKAYHPLIDIDEVVKNDIHIGDLSVIITGPNTGGKTVTIKTIGLCAALAQSGIPIPALDGSRLPVFDSIYADIGDEQSIEQSLSTFSSHLTNISHILDVATKDSLVILDELGAGTDPEEGAALAISILEFLLDKNIKTIATTHYKELKSFSYSREDVINASMEFDVDTLSPTYRLMIGIPGKSNAFKISEKLKLNSSVIRRAEELSGRDNFEINEMIESLERHTKSARIHEEETYQLLKETKDIHKTLNGFMADYEYQKTRLIEVAEDKANTIIKDAERKASEIIEELELMKSLGVDNIESHKLIEAKKALTDSYYEKDIKKEVTSEDNTELHVGDSVDVLSYGQKGDVIEVDGDEVTVQMGIIKMKIPRNELKKRKEKKVKPVISRKVSRQSVPNKLDLRGERYEDAVIRLDRYIDQVVLSNLNEVEIIHGKGTGALKEAVEKTLRRHSKVKSFRQGLPSEGGFGVTIVTMK; from the coding sequence ATGAATGAACGTACAATACGCGCTCTAGAATTTAACAAAATTTTAGAGCGAGTAAAATCGTATGCAATGAGTGAAAAAACGAAAAGTAAAATATCTCCTAAATTATTTGCAACGTCTGTAATAGAAGTAAAAGAAAACCTTGCTGAAACAGATGATATTTTAACGATTTTACGCCATCAAAACTTAGAGATGGCAGGCATTTCAGACATGAAAGTCTATGTAAAACGTGCTCAAATTGGTAGTGTGTTAACGGTCGATGAGTTTTTAAAAATTAAAAGTAACTTATATCGTAAAGATACGTTGAATCGTGTGATCGAATCATTTAAAGAAAACGAAATAGAACTTCAGTCAATTGAACGCTACACGTCACAACTCCCTGAAGATAAATCACTCTATAAAGAAATTACGAGTACAATCGATGAAAGTGGCGTATTAGATCACGCGTCAAACGAATTATTAAAAATACGTCGACAAATTACACGTGAAGAAAGTTCAATTCGTACGCGCTTAAACGACATTTTAAGAAAATCTAGCAAGCATTTAAGTGACTCAATTATTACGATGAGAAATAATAGGTTTGTACTTCCAGTTAAAGCAGACTCTCAAAGTTCAGTGCGTGGTATCGTCCACGACGTAAGTGCGACAGGTCAAACGGTATACATTGAACCGATGGCCATCGTCGAATTATCAAATAAAATTGCGAGACTACGTGAACAAGAAAATGTTGAAGTAGAAAAGATATTAGTTGAACTTACAGAGAGAGTTGTATTAGAAGCAGAATCGTTAATTCTTATCGATGATATACTTCATCATTTAGATCTCGTGCACGCGAAAGCGAAATACGGTAATGCTATAAACGGAACAATTCCAATTATAAGTGAAGATGAAGAACTTCATTTAACAAAGGCGTATCATCCACTGATTGATATCGATGAGGTTGTAAAAAACGATATTCATATCGGTGATTTGTCGGTCATTATTACAGGACCAAACACTGGTGGTAAAACTGTTACGATTAAAACAATTGGTTTATGTGCAGCGCTCGCTCAAAGTGGGATTCCAATTCCAGCGTTAGACGGCTCAAGACTCCCAGTATTTGATAGTATTTATGCGGATATTGGTGACGAGCAGTCTATCGAGCAATCGTTATCGACGTTTTCAAGTCATTTAACGAATATTAGTCATATATTAGACGTTGCGACAAAAGACAGTTTAGTTATTTTAGACGAGCTCGGTGCAGGAACGGACCCAGAAGAAGGGGCAGCGCTCGCGATCAGCATATTAGAATTTTTACTCGATAAAAATATTAAAACGATAGCAACGACACACTATAAAGAGTTAAAGTCGTTTTCATATAGCCGTGAAGACGTAATCAATGCGTCGATGGAATTTGATGTCGACACATTGTCACCAACGTACCGTTTAATGATCGGTATTCCAGGTAAATCAAACGCATTTAAAATCTCAGAAAAACTAAAGTTAAATTCCTCAGTCATACGTCGTGCTGAAGAATTGTCCGGAAGAGATAACTTTGAAATCAACGAAATGATCGAGTCGTTAGAACGACATACAAAATCTGCGAGAATCCATGAAGAAGAAACGTATCAATTATTAAAAGAAACTAAAGATATTCATAAAACGTTAAACGGATTTATGGCAGACTACGAATATCAGAAAACTCGACTCATTGAAGTGGCTGAAGATAAAGCGAATACCATTATTAAAGATGCAGAAAGAAAAGCATCTGAAATTATCGAAGAGCTAGAGCTCATGAAGTCTCTCGGTGTTGATAATATCGAATCACATAAACTTATCGAAGCTAAAAAGGCATTAACAGATAGCTATTATGAAAAAGATATTAAAAAAGAGGTTACTTCAGAAGATAATACAGAACTTCATGTCGGTGATTCTGTCGATGTTTTATCGTACGGACAAAAAGGTGATGTCATCGAAGTTGATGGTGACGAGGTCACTGTTCAAATGGGTATAATTAAGATGAAAATCCCACGTAACGAGCTTAAAAAGCGTAAAGAGAAAAAAGTAAAACCGGTCATTTCTAGAAAAGTAAGTCGACAAAGTGTTCCGAATAAACTGGATTTACGCGGAGAGCGATATGAAGATGCGGTCATTCGACTTGACCGTTATATAGATCAAGTCGTGTTATCGAATTTAAATGAAGTTGAAATCATCCACGGTAAAGGGACAGGTGCTTTAAAAGAGGCAGTTGAAAAAACACTTAGAAGACATAGTAAAGTAAAATCGTTTAGACAAGGTTTACCGTCAGAAGGTGGATTTGGCGTAACGATTGTGACGATGAAGTAG
- a CDS encoding cell division protein ZapA, whose amino-acid sequence MENKKNRVSVKIYNNEYTLVGANDREYLERVAEAVDEKISEVARMNAGLDLHRKAVLTCVNLMDDYLQLEEKYEDVLKQLKESKE is encoded by the coding sequence ATGGAAAATAAAAAGAATAGAGTATCTGTTAAAATTTACAATAATGAATATACGTTAGTCGGTGCAAATGATAGAGAATACTTAGAGCGAGTTGCTGAAGCGGTCGATGAAAAAATAAGTGAAGTTGCACGTATGAATGCTGGTTTAGATTTACATCGTAAAGCAGTGTTAACGTGTGTAAACTTAATGGATGATTACTTACAACTCGAAGAAAAGTATGAAGATGTCTTAAAGCAATTAAAAGAGTCAAAGGAATAG
- the polX gene encoding DNA polymerase/3'-5' exonuclease PolX: MTKRDIIRMLEEIATYLELNLENSFKVSAYRKAAAALEKDPRALSEIESFDGIKGIGKSTKEVIEEYLEKNQSTVLNELKERTPVGLTYMTKIPGLGAKRVAKIYEETGIDNLDDFERFLRDGKLQQLPGFGKKTEENILNGLISLSEVKRHPISTVMTIRKNIESFLSSLNYVERFDIAGSARRFKETSGDIDFIVQLSDSHEFIKDIEDASFFKSFITKGDKKVSIQYTEGLVNIQVDFRLVQGDEYYSTLQHFTGSKDHNVRMRQIAKSRNEKINEYGVESDGKIITFDSEAQFYKHFDLPYIPPAMRETGSEVDVNMSEIITLDDIKGDIHMHTTYSDGAYSIREMVEACIERGYEYIVITDHSKSLPVANGLSEERLLKQIEEIRKINDEYDEIDVYAGTEMDILSDGTLDYSDDILKSLDYVIASIHSNFNQTEEEIMHRLKCAMHNPYVRHIAHPTGRLIGRRDGYNVNMEELLQIAKDTRTILEVNANPNRLDLSSDAIYGKDIMLTVNTDAHHIDHLAFMEYGIATLQKGQVNKKNVINTLSRQAFKQFIEDGK, translated from the coding sequence ATGACAAAAAGAGATATTATACGTATGCTCGAAGAAATCGCAACGTATTTAGAATTAAATTTAGAAAACTCATTTAAAGTTTCTGCATATAGAAAAGCAGCAGCAGCGCTCGAAAAAGATCCGCGCGCACTTTCTGAAATTGAATCATTCGACGGGATAAAAGGTATCGGTAAATCGACAAAAGAAGTAATCGAAGAATATTTAGAGAAGAATCAAAGTACAGTGTTAAACGAATTAAAAGAACGTACACCTGTCGGGTTAACATATATGACAAAAATTCCAGGGCTCGGTGCAAAACGAGTCGCAAAGATTTATGAAGAGACAGGTATCGACAATTTAGATGACTTCGAACGGTTTTTACGGGACGGCAAACTTCAACAACTCCCTGGGTTTGGTAAAAAGACCGAAGAAAATATACTAAATGGTCTGATTTCGTTAAGCGAAGTAAAGCGTCATCCAATATCTACAGTCATGACGATACGAAAAAATATCGAAAGTTTTTTATCGTCATTAAATTATGTCGAACGCTTTGATATCGCAGGGAGTGCAAGAAGGTTCAAAGAAACGAGTGGAGATATTGATTTTATCGTTCAGTTAAGTGACAGTCACGAATTCATAAAAGACATTGAAGACGCATCCTTTTTTAAGTCGTTTATCACTAAAGGGGATAAAAAGGTTTCGATTCAATATACGGAAGGTTTAGTCAATATACAAGTAGATTTTAGGCTCGTTCAAGGTGACGAATATTACTCTACGTTACAGCACTTTACAGGGAGTAAAGATCATAACGTGAGAATGCGACAAATCGCAAAATCACGTAACGAAAAAATTAATGAATACGGCGTCGAAAGTGACGGTAAAATTATAACGTTTGATAGTGAAGCGCAATTTTATAAACACTTTGATTTACCATATATCCCGCCAGCGATGCGTGAAACTGGTTCTGAAGTAGACGTTAATATGAGTGAGATTATTACGCTCGATGATATTAAGGGAGATATTCATATGCATACGACGTATAGTGATGGTGCATATAGTATACGTGAGATGGTCGAAGCATGTATAGAGCGTGGTTACGAGTATATCGTCATTACAGATCACTCTAAAAGTTTACCCGTTGCAAATGGGTTAAGTGAAGAGCGTTTACTAAAACAAATCGAAGAAATACGTAAAATTAACGATGAATATGATGAAATTGACGTCTATGCAGGTACTGAAATGGATATTCTAAGTGACGGAACACTCGATTATTCAGATGATATATTAAAATCGCTCGACTACGTCATTGCGAGCATTCACTCTAACTTCAATCAGACTGAAGAGGAAATTATGCACCGACTAAAATGTGCAATGCATAATCCATATGTCAGACATATCGCGCATCCAACAGGGCGGTTAATTGGTCGACGTGACGGCTATAATGTTAATATGGAAGAGTTGTTACAAATCGCAAAAGATACGCGTACTATTTTAGAAGTGAATGCGAATCCGAATCGTTTAGATTTATCGAGTGACGCTATTTATGGAAAAGATATCATGTTAACAGTAAATACAGACGCGCATCATATCGATCATTTAGCGTTTATGGAATACGGTATCGCAACGCTTCAAAAAGGACAGGTTAATAAGAAAAACGTAATCAATACGTTATCTAGACAAGCATTTAAACAATTTATAGAAGATGGTAAGTGA